The Bacillota bacterium genome contains a region encoding:
- a CDS encoding M48 family metallopeptidase: MVLDVDGTRLHVRVERKAVKNVNARLAGSELRVSAPAALPEDVLMRVVRDLAEKLLRRVETRRLNGEADGLALARRVAARFPEPRPAVRRVLFVRTQAARWGSYSAATGTVRLHATLLRMPRWVLESVVAHELAHAIHLDHSPAFHRLLAGVDPRAGEARAFLAGVSWLARAWGSLPAEERRRLAGVAPGAEDGREPSGAGADMGES, encoded by the coding sequence CTGGTCCTCGACGTGGATGGAACCCGCCTGCACGTCCGCGTGGAGCGGAAGGCCGTCAAGAACGTCAACGCGCGCCTCGCGGGCAGCGAGCTCCGCGTCAGCGCGCCCGCCGCCCTTCCCGAGGACGTGCTCATGCGCGTGGTGCGCGACCTGGCGGAGAAGCTCCTCCGCCGGGTGGAGACGCGCCGCCTCAACGGCGAGGCGGATGGCCTGGCACTGGCGCGGCGCGTGGCCGCCCGCTTCCCGGAGCCGAGGCCCGCGGTCCGGCGCGTCCTCTTCGTCCGGACCCAGGCCGCCCGCTGGGGGAGCTACAGCGCCGCCACCGGCACCGTCCGTCTGCACGCGACGCTCCTGCGCATGCCGCGCTGGGTGCTGGAGTCGGTGGTGGCGCACGAGCTGGCGCACGCGATCCACCTCGACCACTCGCCCGCCTTCCACCGGCTGCTCGCGGGGGTCGACCCGAGGGCGGGGGAGGCCAGGGCCTTCCTGGCGGGGGTGAGCTGGCTCGCCCGCGCCTGGGGGAGCCTGCCCGCCGAGGAGCGGCGGCGGCTGGCGGGCGTGGCGCCCGGGGCAGAGGACGGTCGGGAGCCTTCCGGCGCCGGCGCCGATATGGGAGAATCCTGA
- a CDS encoding type II toxin-antitoxin system HicA family toxin, whose product MPPLPRLTASELRRALHRLGFVEDRQRGSRLILRCRDDPGRYAVLPVHSRGVIPPGTLHHILRTAQIRPEDLSE is encoded by the coding sequence GTGCCACCGCTGCCGCGACTGACAGCCTCTGAATTGCGCCGGGCGCTTCATCGTCTCGGCTTCGTCGAGGACCGGCAGCGCGGCTCCCGCCTCATCCTGCGCTGCCGGGACGATCCCGGCCGGTACGCTGTCCTCCCGGTGCATTCCCGCGGCGTCATCCCGCCGGGAACGCTGCACCATATCCTGCGAACGGCACAGATCCGCCCGGAAGACCTCTCCGAGTAG
- a CDS encoding response regulator transcription factor: MRLLLVEDEADLANAIRRRLREAGYSVDSLADGEEALAATATVDYDAIILDLRLPGLSGLEVLRTLRRQGRETPVLILTALGALEDRVEGLDAGADDYLVKPFAFEELLARIRALLRRQGAGPRSLVLEAGPIRLDTVRRDVTVHGQPLYLTAKEFALLHYFLRNPDRVLTRSQIAEHVWDYDYTGMSNVVDVYVGYLRKKLGEHGEQGRIETIRGVGYRLRSQPDGR, encoded by the coding sequence ATGCGGCTCTTGCTCGTGGAGGACGAGGCCGATCTGGCGAACGCCATCCGGCGGAGACTGCGCGAGGCGGGGTACAGCGTCGACTCTCTGGCCGACGGCGAGGAAGCGCTCGCCGCGACGGCCACCGTCGACTACGACGCAATCATCCTCGACCTGCGCCTGCCGGGGTTGAGCGGCCTCGAGGTTCTGCGCACCCTGCGCCGCCAGGGGCGGGAGACGCCGGTCCTGATCCTGACGGCGCTGGGGGCGCTGGAGGACCGCGTGGAAGGGCTCGACGCCGGTGCGGACGACTACCTGGTCAAGCCCTTCGCCTTCGAGGAGCTCCTCGCGCGCATCCGGGCGTTGCTCCGCCGGCAGGGTGCCGGACCGCGGAGCCTCGTCCTGGAAGCGGGGCCCATCCGCCTCGACACCGTCCGGCGAGACGTGACGGTCCACGGCCAGCCCCTCTACCTGACCGCCAAGGAGTTCGCCCTGTTGCACTACTTCCTGAGGAACCCGGATCGGGTCCTGACCCGCTCCCAGATCGCCGAGCACGTCTGGGATTACGATTACACGGGCATGTCCAATGTCGTCGATGTCTACGTCGGCTACCTGCGGAAGAAGCTGGGTGAACATGGCGAGCAGGGGCGGATCGAGACGATCCGAGGTGTCGGCTACCGGCTCCGGAGCCAGCCCGATGGTCGGTAG
- a CDS encoding asparagine synthase C-terminal domain-containing protein: protein MRQEAEPAPLLDPVARMLELDVACMLPNDTLLKADKLSMAHSVELRVPFLDHAVVELAARILSRLKVRRRALKHVLRRAAARLLPAPLLARRKLGFTAPVEALLRDELRPLVEDLLLDWRLAERGLFDPREVARLVRRATRPVAGSASRADSLAARQVFALLMLELWYRRFVDRGAAEGEQEAEAPPRTVEGVPATAENA from the coding sequence GTGCGGCAGGAAGCGGAGCCCGCCCCCCTCCTTGACCCCGTGGCGCGGATGCTCGAGCTGGACGTCGCCTGCATGCTCCCCAACGACACGCTGCTCAAGGCGGACAAGCTCTCCATGGCGCACTCGGTCGAGCTCCGCGTCCCCTTCCTGGACCACGCCGTGGTCGAGCTGGCCGCCCGCATCCTCAGCCGCCTCAAGGTCCGCCGCCGCGCGCTCAAGCACGTCCTGCGCCGGGCCGCGGCCCGCCTGCTGCCCGCTCCGCTCCTCGCGCGCAGGAAGCTCGGTTTCACCGCCCCCGTAGAGGCGCTGCTCCGCGACGAGCTGCGCCCGCTGGTCGAGGACCTGCTCCTCGACTGGCGCCTGGCCGAGCGCGGCCTCTTCGACCCGCGCGAGGTGGCTCGCCTCGTCCGGCGCGCCACCCGCCCCGTCGCCGGCTCCGCCTCCCGGGCCGACTCGCTGGCCGCGCGCCAGGTCTTCGCCCTCCTCATGCTGGAGCTCTGGTACCGGCGGTTCGTGGACCGGGGCGCGGCGGAGGGGGAGCAGGAGGCCGAGGCGCCGCCCCGGACGGTCGAAGGAGTGCCGGCGACGGCGGAGAACGCCTGA
- a CDS encoding Cof-type HAD-IIB family hydrolase: MRIRLIASDVDGTLLDADSRLPESNRRAVRAARRAGLAVVLCTGKSDHAIRGLVEELGLADLPHATLNGGCLYHPARDEREVLHAIPPGAAWATAARLGAAGLPVAFYAPARILALGFEGTGFARRVVEMGEPKPEPVASAEEARAALAGEPLVKLLTLLPAGAPGAAALERRLAAGAPAGVRFVRTGPEYFEAIPEGAGKGAALRRIAGLLGVRREEILAVGDAESDLALFEAAGLRVAVANAAPEVARAADMRVAAAAEGGVAEAIRRLALSGDAAGGVAPAG; this comes from the coding sequence ATGCGCATCCGCCTGATCGCCAGCGACGTCGACGGAACGCTCCTCGACGCCGACTCCCGCCTGCCGGAGTCCAACCGGCGTGCCGTCCGGGCGGCGCGCCGCGCCGGCTTGGCCGTCGTCCTCTGCACCGGCAAGAGCGACCACGCCATCCGCGGGCTGGTGGAGGAGCTGGGGCTTGCGGACCTCCCGCACGCCACCCTCAACGGAGGCTGCCTCTACCATCCCGCCCGGGACGAGCGGGAGGTGCTGCACGCCATCCCGCCCGGGGCGGCCTGGGCGACGGCGGCGCGGCTCGGCGCGGCGGGGCTGCCGGTCGCCTTCTACGCGCCCGCGCGCATCCTGGCGCTGGGCTTCGAGGGGACGGGCTTCGCCCGGCGGGTGGTGGAGATGGGCGAGCCCAAGCCGGAGCCCGTCGCCTCCGCGGAAGAAGCCCGCGCCGCGCTGGCCGGCGAGCCCTTGGTCAAGCTGCTGACGCTCCTCCCGGCCGGGGCGCCGGGCGCGGCGGCGCTGGAGCGGAGGCTGGCCGCCGGCGCCCCCGCGGGCGTCCGCTTCGTGCGCACCGGGCCGGAGTACTTCGAGGCCATCCCCGAGGGCGCCGGCAAGGGCGCCGCCCTGCGGCGCATCGCCGGCCTGCTGGGCGTGCGCCGCGAGGAGATCCTGGCCGTGGGCGACGCCGAGAGCGACCTCGCCCTCTTCGAGGCGGCCGGCCTGCGCGTGGCGGTGGCCAACGCCGCGCCGGAGGTGGCGCGGGCCGCCGACATGCGGGTGGCGGCCGCCGCGGAGGGTGGCGTGGCCGAGGCCATCCGCCGGCTGGCGCTGAGCGGGGATGCGGCGGGCGGGGTGGCGCCGGCCGGCTAG
- a CDS encoding HAMP domain-containing protein, with protein sequence MVGSRRHLPISLRLTLWYALLLAVTVVAFGGFLYAETLNRAIAEGAALLQAEATQIAAQVDVRNGRLFPPQDLGDLPPDAYFALYGPGGRRLALHGPAWAVPVAAEEVARRPVRYSVQGQDWMAIRLPLEEDGRPIGSLVVFRSLESAEESAQRLLWLMALALPVLLVFSGAGGYWLSRRALAPIDRVIRTARAIREGDLSQRIGLPHASDELGRLVATLDEMLDRLEESFTRQRQFTSNASHELRTPVAVVRAQAEAALAEREPQAWRSALQVIRRESERMSVMLAQMLELVRGDARHREGAQEPIDLNALVEGTAASFQPLADEAGVRLSAETPPEPVILHGDQSALTQALVNLVQNALDFTPRGGQVRISTRVDRERGVAELSVADTGVGIPEEDRPHIFERFYRGHNRRQADVEASPTRPAGGAGLGLSIVQQAVEILGGSVEVETAVGRGTTFTLRLPLQEPPREASPRLPRGGRRATRPS encoded by the coding sequence ATGGTCGGTAGCCGCCGGCACCTGCCCATCAGCCTCCGCCTGACGCTCTGGTATGCGCTCCTCCTGGCGGTGACCGTGGTCGCCTTTGGCGGCTTCCTCTACGCGGAGACGCTCAACCGCGCCATCGCCGAGGGGGCGGCGCTGCTCCAGGCGGAGGCGACCCAGATCGCGGCCCAGGTGGACGTGCGGAACGGTCGTCTCTTCCCCCCGCAGGACCTGGGCGATCTTCCTCCCGACGCCTACTTCGCCCTCTACGGCCCGGGCGGCCGGCGCCTCGCGCTCCACGGGCCGGCGTGGGCGGTACCCGTAGCCGCCGAGGAGGTCGCCCGGCGTCCGGTCCGCTACTCGGTGCAGGGACAGGACTGGATGGCCATCCGGCTCCCGTTGGAGGAAGACGGCCGCCCGATCGGCTCCCTGGTGGTCTTCCGCTCCCTGGAGAGCGCGGAAGAGTCGGCTCAGCGCCTGCTTTGGCTGATGGCGCTCGCCCTGCCCGTGCTGCTCGTCTTCTCCGGTGCGGGCGGCTACTGGCTCAGCCGGCGGGCGCTCGCCCCCATCGATCGGGTGATCCGCACGGCTCGCGCGATCCGCGAGGGGGACCTCTCGCAGCGGATCGGGCTTCCTCATGCGTCGGACGAGCTGGGGCGCCTGGTGGCGACGTTGGACGAGATGCTCGACCGCCTGGAGGAGTCCTTCACCCGCCAGCGCCAGTTCACCAGCAACGCCTCCCACGAGTTGCGCACGCCCGTGGCCGTCGTCCGGGCCCAGGCGGAGGCCGCCCTGGCCGAACGCGAACCGCAGGCCTGGCGGTCGGCGCTCCAGGTCATCCGGCGCGAGTCCGAACGCATGAGCGTCATGCTGGCCCAGATGCTGGAACTTGTGCGCGGCGACGCCAGGCACAGGGAGGGTGCCCAGGAGCCCATCGACTTGAATGCCCTCGTCGAGGGGACGGCTGCCTCCTTCCAACCGTTGGCCGACGAGGCCGGTGTCCGGCTGAGCGCGGAGACGCCCCCCGAGCCGGTGATCCTGCACGGCGACCAGAGCGCCCTCACCCAGGCCCTGGTCAACCTGGTGCAGAACGCGCTCGACTTCACGCCCCGTGGCGGCCAAGTGCGGATCTCCACCCGCGTGGACCGCGAACGCGGGGTAGCCGAGCTGTCGGTCGCCGACACGGGCGTCGGCATTCCGGAGGAGGACCGACCCCACATCTTCGAGCGCTTCTACCGCGGCCACAACCGGCGCCAGGCGGACGTCGAGGCGAGCCCGACGCGGCCTGCGGGTGGTGCGGGGCTGGGCCTTTCAATCGTGCAGCAGGCAGTCGAGATCCTGGGCGGCAGCGTCGAAGTGGAGACGGCCGTCGGCCGCGGGACCACTTTCACTCTGCGCCTCCCCCTCCAGGAACCGCCGCGAGAGGCAAGCCCTCGCCTTCCCCGAGGTGGCAGGCGTGCGACCCGGCCAAGCTGA
- the asnB gene encoding asparagine synthase (glutamine-hydrolyzing), producing the protein MPPEGETADRLVRDRRMAHRGPDEERLHGEPGVALGFVRLAIVDLDGGHQPLASEDGTVLVLANGEIYNHRELRRELEARGHRFRSRTDVEVIVHLYEEEEVSALRRLRGMFALAVWDRRRRQLLLARDRLGIKPLYYTASPQLGFAFASEIRALLALPGVEVRPNLVALDDYLAYRFVPGGETFFEGIRILEPGRFLVVREGRAREGVYWRLPEPSRELPPAKPLDPASELVYVAELAAALEESVALHLQGDVPVGLLLSGGLDSATLLALAAPRNRQPLHAYSLGFARKGEPLPGFWELEEARELARRFGTRHHEMVVETATLPERLPALVEALEEPLGDPTIFPLERISEEVHAHGRVVLSGEGADELFGGYAVYQAPAALPPLTRLPAPLRRRLAAWLERLPAGLPGRNWVWRALLPVDA; encoded by the coding sequence TTGCCCCCGGAAGGAGAGACGGCGGACCGACTTGTGCGGGATCGGCGCATGGCCCATCGCGGCCCGGACGAGGAGCGTCTCCACGGCGAGCCGGGCGTGGCGCTCGGCTTCGTCCGCCTCGCCATCGTCGACCTCGACGGCGGGCACCAGCCGCTGGCCAGCGAGGACGGTACGGTCCTGGTGCTGGCGAACGGCGAGATCTACAACCATCGCGAGCTGCGCCGCGAGCTCGAGGCGAGGGGCCACCGCTTCCGCTCGCGGACCGACGTCGAGGTGATCGTCCACCTCTACGAGGAGGAGGAGGTCAGCGCGCTCCGGCGCCTGCGCGGCATGTTCGCCCTCGCCGTCTGGGACCGGCGGAGGCGCCAGCTCCTCCTGGCGCGCGACCGGCTGGGGATCAAGCCGCTCTACTACACCGCCTCGCCGCAGCTCGGCTTCGCCTTCGCCTCGGAGATCCGGGCGCTCCTGGCGCTCCCGGGCGTCGAGGTCCGGCCGAACCTGGTCGCGCTGGACGACTACCTGGCCTACCGCTTCGTGCCCGGCGGCGAGACGTTCTTCGAAGGCATCCGGATCCTCGAACCGGGGCGCTTCCTGGTTGTCCGCGAGGGCCGGGCGCGGGAAGGCGTCTACTGGAGGCTGCCCGAGCCCTCCCGGGAGTTGCCGCCCGCGAAGCCGCTGGACCCCGCCTCCGAGCTCGTGTATGTAGCCGAGCTCGCGGCCGCGCTGGAGGAGTCGGTCGCCCTCCACCTGCAGGGCGACGTACCCGTCGGGCTCCTGCTCAGCGGCGGCCTCGACTCGGCGACGCTCCTCGCCCTGGCCGCGCCGCGGAACCGGCAGCCGCTCCACGCGTACTCCCTGGGCTTCGCGCGCAAGGGGGAGCCGCTCCCCGGCTTCTGGGAGCTGGAGGAAGCCCGGGAGCTCGCCCGCCGCTTCGGCACCCGCCACCACGAGATGGTGGTGGAGACGGCGACGCTGCCGGAGAGGCTCCCCGCTCTCGTCGAGGCGCTGGAGGAGCCGCTGGGTGACCCGACGATCTTCCCGCTGGAGCGGATCAGCGAGGAAGTCCACGCGCACGGCCGCGTCGTCCTCTCCGGCGAGGGCGCGGACGAGCTCTTCGGCGGCTACGCCGTCTACCAGGCGCCCGCCGCGCTCCCCCCGCTCACCCGCCTGCCCGCCCCGCTTCGCCGTCGCCTCGCGGCCTGGCTCGAGCGCCTGCCAGCGGGCCTTCCCGGGCGCAACTGGGTGTGGCGGGCACTCCTCCCGGTCGACGCCTGA
- a CDS encoding type II toxin-antitoxin system HicB family antitoxin → MRYVVVLERSDSEWFAYVPSLPGCTSSGRTQGEALENIKQAIQLTLEYRKEHGLDIPAGRESLAEVEV, encoded by the coding sequence ATGCGCTACGTCGTCGTTCTGGAACGTTCGGACTCCGAATGGTTCGCCTACGTGCCGAGCCTGCCGGGCTGTACAAGCTCCGGGCGCACACAGGGCGAGGCGCTGGAAAACATCAAGCAAGCGATCCAGCTCACGCTCGAATACCGCAAAGAGCATGGATTGGACATCCCAGCTGGGAGGGAGTCGCTCGCCGAGGTGGAAGTGTAG